Proteins encoded together in one Shewanella acanthi window:
- a CDS encoding YjiH family protein, with protein MATEHKNRNLKTILTFIVPSLIGLLLFMTPISYNDAITIPIAIISKALQSALSDVITGIVTTIVVFMALASVLTKALKPKAIVNNHFLNSLLNISPLWLVTRVVGAIFIVLTFFGIGPEAINSSSTGALVLNDLLPVLLCVFIFAGMLLPLLLNFGLLELFGTLLTKIMRPVFNLPGRSAIDCMASWLGDGSVGILLTSKQYEARFYTQREAAVIGTTFSAVSITFSLVVISQVKLEHMFVPFYLTVCLAGLAAAIIVPKLPPLSWKKDSYIDDTPRHADDEIIPAGHNALSWGFDKALEKASTAGGVKAVFSEGIKNVVDMVFGIIPVVMAIGTTALIIAEHTPIFNYLGMPFIPLLELLHIPEATEASKTIVVGFADMFIPSILASSIEADMTRFVIAALSVTQLIYMSEVGALLIGSKIPVNFAELFVIFILRTLVTLPVIAGMAHLLF; from the coding sequence TTGGCTACTGAACATAAAAACCGCAACCTCAAGACGATACTCACCTTTATCGTCCCTTCGCTGATCGGTCTATTACTCTTTATGACCCCTATCAGCTACAACGATGCGATTACCATTCCAATCGCGATTATCTCTAAAGCGCTGCAAAGTGCCCTGAGCGATGTGATCACGGGAATTGTGACGACGATAGTGGTTTTCATGGCCCTAGCCTCGGTGCTCACCAAAGCCCTAAAGCCCAAAGCGATTGTGAATAACCACTTCCTGAATAGCCTGCTGAATATCAGCCCGCTGTGGTTAGTGACTCGCGTTGTCGGTGCCATCTTTATCGTATTAACCTTCTTTGGTATTGGCCCTGAAGCCATTAATTCCTCAAGCACTGGTGCTCTGGTACTAAACGATCTGTTACCCGTACTACTGTGCGTATTTATTTTCGCGGGAATGTTACTGCCACTACTGTTGAACTTTGGTTTATTAGAACTGTTCGGCACGCTGCTGACTAAAATCATGCGCCCGGTATTTAACTTGCCAGGTCGCAGCGCCATCGACTGTATGGCTTCGTGGTTAGGTGACGGTAGTGTGGGGATTTTGCTGACCAGTAAACAATACGAAGCGCGCTTTTATACTCAGAGAGAAGCGGCCGTTATCGGTACCACTTTCTCTGCGGTATCGATTACCTTCAGCTTAGTGGTGATTTCACAGGTGAAGCTTGAACATATGTTCGTGCCCTTCTACCTAACGGTGTGTTTAGCCGGGTTAGCCGCCGCGATTATCGTGCCAAAACTGCCGCCGCTGTCTTGGAAAAAAGATAGCTATATCGACGATACCCCTCGTCATGCCGATGATGAAATCATCCCTGCAGGCCACAATGCACTTTCCTGGGGTTTCGATAAGGCACTTGAAAAAGCTTCGACTGCCGGAGGTGTAAAGGCCGTATTTAGCGAAGGCATTAAAAACGTCGTCGATATGGTGTTTGGTATTATCCCAGTGGTCATGGCGATTGGTACAACGGCGCTGATCATTGCCGAGCACACGCCAATATTTAACTATCTTGGCATGCCATTTATCCCATTACTCGAGCTACTGCACATTCCAGAAGCCACCGAAGCCTCTAAAACTATCGTGGTTGGCTTTGCGGATATGTTTATCCCATCGATTCTGGCAAGCTCGATTGAAGCGGATATGACCCGCTTTGTAATTGCAGCCCTGTCGGTGACTCAACTTATTTATATGAGTGAAGTAGGCGCCCTGCTGATTGGCAGCAAGATCCCCGTTAACTTCGCTGAACTGTTTGTGATTTTTATTCTGCGTACCTTAGTCACGCTGCCAGTGATTGCGGGAATGGCACACCTGCTGTTCTAA
- a CDS encoding U32 family peptidase yields the protein MKISLGPLLYCWEKQQVSDFYQAVANSNVPIVYLGEAVCSRRRELKWGDYLALAQMLKQAGKEVVLSTLALIESPSEYAELKRQVNNGEFMIEANDMGAVHAAKEHHLPFVSGPSINNYNRASLEILKQSGMRRFVMPIELSKHWLGQVIAEKPAFEVEVFGHGYLPLAHSARCFTARHKQRSKDSCETVCKQYSKGLLAQTQEQQPLLRLNGIQTQSASCVDLRSEATAMQQMGVDVFRFSPNSVGCITKAEGLIQSLDANEPQMPLTDALSCNGYWFGEAGLARF from the coding sequence ATGAAAATCTCCCTTGGCCCGCTACTTTATTGCTGGGAAAAACAACAGGTCAGCGATTTTTATCAAGCCGTCGCGAACAGCAATGTCCCCATTGTGTATTTAGGCGAAGCGGTTTGTAGCCGTCGGCGTGAGCTCAAGTGGGGCGATTATCTCGCCCTAGCACAAATGCTCAAACAAGCGGGTAAAGAAGTCGTGCTATCGACACTCGCCTTAATTGAAAGCCCCTCGGAGTACGCTGAGCTTAAACGTCAAGTTAACAATGGTGAGTTTATGATTGAGGCCAACGATATGGGCGCAGTGCATGCGGCAAAAGAACATCACTTGCCCTTCGTCAGTGGACCGAGTATCAACAACTATAACCGCGCTAGCCTTGAGATTTTAAAGCAAAGCGGAATGAGGCGTTTTGTTATGCCCATCGAGCTTTCAAAGCATTGGCTTGGGCAAGTCATTGCCGAAAAGCCCGCATTCGAGGTTGAAGTCTTTGGCCACGGCTATTTGCCTTTAGCCCATTCGGCGCGCTGTTTTACCGCAAGACATAAACAACGTTCCAAGGACAGTTGTGAAACAGTCTGTAAGCAATATTCAAAGGGATTATTGGCGCAAACCCAAGAGCAACAGCCGCTACTCAGGCTCAATGGCATTCAAACCCAATCGGCAAGCTGCGTGGATTTACGCAGTGAAGCCACAGCCATGCAACAAATGGGCGTAGATGTGTTTCGCTTCTCACCTAATAGTGTCGGATGTATTACCAAAGCGGAAGGACTCATCCAATCACTCGATGCAAATGAGCCACAAATGCCATTAACGGACGCGCTTAGCTGTAATGGCTATTGGTTTGGGGAAGCCGGACTGGCGAGATTTTAA
- the ubiU gene encoding ubiquinone anaerobic biosynthesis protein UbiU encodes MELLCPAGNLASLKSALQAGADAIYLGLKDDTNARSFAGLNFTEAKLQEGIELAHQRGKKIFLTLNTFPKPNEEHRWYQAIDLAAKLGADALIVADLSLLDYAHKHYPHLPLHLSVQASATNLGALSFYKQAFNIQRVVLPRVLSIKQVRDLAKVSPVDLEVFAFGSLCIMAEGRCHLSSYVTGQSPNTGGSCSPAKHVRWQEEGQDRLTLLNDVLIDKSGIDEQMGYPVVCKGRYLTEESESPQYLLESPTSLNTLSLLPELARAGIVSLKIEGRQRSPAYVEQVTRVWRQAIDTYLDNPDKFQTQTHWEQALAKVSEGQITTLGAYERNWQ; translated from the coding sequence ATGGAGTTGTTATGTCCGGCAGGCAATCTGGCTTCACTCAAGTCAGCATTACAGGCTGGTGCCGATGCCATTTATCTAGGGCTAAAGGACGACACTAATGCCCGGTCATTCGCAGGGTTAAACTTCACCGAAGCCAAGTTACAGGAAGGCATTGAATTAGCGCACCAAAGGGGAAAGAAAATCTTCCTCACCCTCAATACGTTCCCTAAACCCAATGAAGAACATCGCTGGTATCAAGCTATCGATTTAGCCGCAAAATTAGGTGCGGATGCATTAATCGTTGCCGACCTTTCGCTACTCGATTATGCCCATAAACACTACCCTCACCTGCCATTGCACCTGTCGGTTCAGGCGAGTGCGACTAATCTTGGCGCCCTCAGTTTTTACAAACAGGCCTTTAATATTCAACGGGTCGTACTCCCGCGGGTACTGTCGATAAAGCAGGTGCGGGATTTAGCCAAGGTCAGCCCTGTCGATCTCGAGGTCTTTGCCTTTGGCAGTCTGTGCATTATGGCCGAGGGGCGTTGCCACTTATCATCCTATGTAACGGGTCAATCCCCGAATACTGGCGGCTCCTGCTCGCCCGCCAAGCATGTCCGCTGGCAAGAAGAGGGACAAGATAGACTCACCCTTCTCAATGATGTGTTGATCGACAAATCGGGGATCGATGAGCAAATGGGTTACCCCGTTGTCTGCAAAGGACGCTACCTCACAGAGGAGAGTGAATCTCCCCAGTATTTACTCGAGTCCCCCACGAGCTTAAACACCTTAAGTCTGCTGCCAGAGCTTGCTCGCGCGGGGATAGTGTCGCTAAAAATTGAAGGGCGTCAACGCAGCCCTGCCTACGTTGAGCAAGTGACTCGGGTCTGGCGTCAAGCGATTGATACCTATCTGGATAACCCCGATAAATTCCAGACCCAAACCCATTGGGAACAAGCCTTAGCCAAAGTATCAGAGGGGCAAATTACTACCCTAGGTGCCTATGAGCGCAACTGGCAATAA